The Megasphaera elsdenii DSM 20460 genome includes the window CGGCGTCCAGGCCGTAAGCGATATTTTAGCATAGATTTTTGGCAGTCATGCCAATCGAATAAAAAAGGATGTGAGTGAACATGGCAGTAAGCGACGAAACGATGATTATGCAAAACCGAAGTGAAGAAAAGACCGTTGCATCCATGATTCTGGAAGATGTGTACCATGCATTGGAAGAAAAAGGATACAACCCGATTAATCAGATCGTAGGCTATCTCCTGTCC containing:
- a CDS encoding IreB family regulatory phosphoprotein, producing MAVSDETMIMQNRSEEKTVASMILEDVYHALEEKGYNPINQIVGYLLSGDPTYITSHNNARSNIRRIERDELIEELVRSYVKQHNL